ATTGCGCCGCGATCGGCGACCTGTCCGGCGCCACGGTGCTGGAAGACACGAGTTTTCGCTGGATCCTGCTCAGCGACCCCGACGGTCAGGAGTTCTGTGCGTTCGTGCGGGAGCAACCGCCGGCCTATCGGCTCTACGAGCTCGTGGTCGACTGCGCGGATCCCGGCCCGATAACGGACTGGTGGGCCGGGGTCTTCGGCGTAGTCGCGCACCGCGAGGCCGGGCAGGACGAACCCGGTTACGGCTGGATCCCGGCGCCCGCGGGTGCCCCGTTCGAGAACATCTCCTTCGTCCCGGTGCCCGAACCCAAGACCGTCAAGAACCGCGTGCACTGGGACGTCACCGGTGTGCCGGCCGACCTGGTGAACGCCGGCGCCACCCTGCTGCGCACCCGCGGCGACGACCGGCGCTGGGACGTGCTGGCCGACCCGGACGGTAACGAGTTCTGCGTGTTCTCGCCCGGCTGAGCACGGCTGTGGGAAAGTCCGGGCATGGTCTCTGCCGTGACCCGTCTGGTCCCGCTCGCCCTGGTGGCCGCGCTGGCCGGATGTGGCCCGCACCGCACCGTCGACCTCAGCCCGGGGCCGCAACCGGTCGCCACAATCGCCGCCGAGCCCACGGTGACCGACGTGCCCATCGCCACCGCGACGCCGACCGACACCAGCCATCCCGATCTTGCGGGCGACGGCGCGACCACCGCGTCCCCGGCGGCCACCCCGGCCCCGGATGGCACGCTGACCAACGGCAAGCACCCCGTCTACATCACGAGCGTGGACGTGGCCAACCGCAAGCTGACCGTGGACGTGGTGCAGTTCTTCACCGGCGACGCCGCGGCCAACGCGGCCCGCGAGGACGGGGCCAGTGAGGTGCGCCCGCCCAATGACTACTGGGTCCGCAACGCCAACAAAATGCTGCGCACGTTGCCGGTGTCCGCCGCTGCCACCATCACGGTCAACACGTTGGCCGGGGAGACCAGCGGCGACTCCGCGAAGGACGTCGCGGTGAGTCTGGAGCAGTTGGCCGGGTACAACCTGGCCAACCACCTGTTCTGGGTGACCGTGGACGGCGGCACGATCACCCGGATCGCCGAGCAGTTCCTGCCCTGACCCGGCACGGTTGGCCTGCGGCGCACCGGGTAGGGCGTGCCGTCGTGGACCGCCATGACATCACCGCGCTGATCCTCGACGATCACGACACCTTTCGTCGCGGTTTCGCGGCGTTGGACGAGGTGCAGGGCCCGCCCGGCTCCACCCCGGATCCGGCGGCGCTCGAGAGCGTGTGGCGGCCGCTGGCCGACCTGCTGGACGTACACGCGGCGGCCGAGGAAGAGGTCTTCTACCCGCGGCTGCTGCGCACCGGTGACGACGCGGTGGACGAGACGGTCGACGCCATCGGCGACCACAACGAGATCCGCGATGCCGTTGGCCAGGCGAACGCCGCCGGGGTGGGCACCGCCGCCTGGTGGGCCGGGGTGAACGCGGCCCGGGCGGCCAACACCGAGCACATGGCCGAGGAGGAGGACGACGCGCTGGCCGACTACCGCCGGCACTCCGATCCCGAGTCGCGGCGGGCGTTGGGGCGGGCCTTCCTGGAGTTCAAGGCCACGCACCGCAGCGCCGCCGCGGTGGACACCTCGGACAAGGACCCACAGGCCTACGTAGCCGCGCAACTGCCGGCACGCGACCCATCACTGCGCATCGGCCAGTCTGGTTGAGGAGAGATACATGACCGACCATCTGGCCCGCGACCTGGCGCCGATTCCGGCACAGGCGTGGGAACTGATTGACCGGGAGGCG
The nucleotide sequence above comes from Sporichthyaceae bacterium. Encoded proteins:
- a CDS encoding VOC family protein produces the protein MVLATWKDLCVDAVDPVRSAAFWADALGLQTEESDPETLRGPTPQHTVWVCRVPEAKTVKNRVHLDVHCAAIGDLSGATVLEDTSFRWILLSDPDGQEFCAFVREQPPAYRLYELVVDCADPGPITDWWAGVFGVVAHREAGQDEPGYGWIPAPAGAPFENISFVPVPEPKTVKNRVHWDVTGVPADLVNAGATLLRTRGDDRRWDVLADPDGNEFCVFSPG
- a CDS encoding hemerythrin domain-containing protein codes for the protein MDRHDITALILDDHDTFRRGFAALDEVQGPPGSTPDPAALESVWRPLADLLDVHAAAEEEVFYPRLLRTGDDAVDETVDAIGDHNEIRDAVGQANAAGVGTAAWWAGVNAARAANTEHMAEEEDDALADYRRHSDPESRRALGRAFLEFKATHRSAAAVDTSDKDPQAYVAAQLPARDPSLRIGQSG